atgagagtgtgtgtgttgagggtgGACTGACCCCAGGTACGTCCCACTGTGGATGGCGCTCATCAGACTCCCGCGCTCGGCTTCCAGGACTCTCTGAGAACACAAGCTGGCCAGAGATGGGAAGAAGACCCCTGAGTGGACGAGAGGGCACACGGTCACCgtctctggtttggtcccacgcGTGCAGGCCCAGCGTCTGACCTTGCAGCAGCCCCATCAAGAACCTGGCCAGGGTCATCGAGAGGACGGAGTGAGAGCTGAGCCGCGACAGCAGAGGCGTCACCATGGTGACCGTCGACCACAAGGCCGCAGAGAGCACCAGCACTCTCTCTCCCCCGACTCTGCACACACAACACTGGCATGAGTGGTTGCACGGGTCGGAGCGGACGTCAACCTTTCGCCCCATGAACTTTGACCCTGATATGTGTCCCGTTCTTCACGGCAGGAATTCCATATTTTTAACAGTCCTCAATTGAAGCTTGGAGCCGAGGCGTTCCCCAGCCGGAGTGCAGGTGTTACCTGTGCCACACAGCTGGTGGCGCTGAAGAGAGCGTGACAGGCGGCTCTTACTTGTCGCTGGCGTGTCCCCCTAATATCTGTGTGAAGCAGTAGCCCCAGAAGAACCCGCCCAAAACCAGCCCGGTGTCAATCTTGGACCAGTGGAAcgcggttgccatggagacggcACAGACCGGCATGGCCATCCTGGCGCAGTAGAGGAGGCAGGTCCCGCAGAACAAGGACACGAACCAGAACCGGGCCTCGGACctgcagagaggaaggacaggaTGGAAGATGGTGAGGAGCGACACCTGGAGCCAGAGGCGAGGAACTGACGGGGGGTTCTGGGGTGCAGCAGGTCCCTCACTCAACTCAAGTCTGATTCTGGGTCACGTGTGTCtgatctgaccttcagagtccTCTCACAAACAAGGATGTTGACCGAGTAGAGCGCCGTGTAAacctgaggtcatgtgaccttcctGCTGTTGAACGTTCCTGTCATCATACGTTGAAGCTCTGGTCTTGAAAAGGCTCACTGTTCCTTCACAATGTGGCGTTGATTGTGGTTCTCTGGGTCGAAGTGTCCTTTGAAGTCAAATGACTCCAGGTTCCTGTCTTCTCTTGCTCGTCCCAACTCGCTTTAGTCTGTTGCGGAGCTCTAACACTGCAGTGCGTCGAGGCAGTCTCGTCACAGTGCAAACGAGCAGATCACCAGGGGATGAGCGTCTCACCTGGACCAGTGACGCTGCCTCTCCACGTCGCCCCCGAGCTGCCCTGGAGCTTCCTCGTCCTCCGGGACCTCCATCCAGAACTGCAGCCTGCTCTGTTTCCTGTGTCACCTTTGTCTTCATCGTCCTCCCCCAATCAGGACGAGCTCAGCAGGTCCAACTTGTCTCGACGTCTCCCTCTTCCTGAAGAATGTTATAATTGCTGCCACCAGCCTGAGGTTCCACAGAGGGATCCCGACTTGTAACAGCAAGTTTCTCAATCCGTGTCAGAAGGCTGCTCCATCAGGCGGCAACTGAAGTCGCGTCATCGAGTTCGACTCGAGTGAACATTTGAGATCCAAGCCACTTTTGATGTGATAAAGcgtggaggacatgaggtttacAAGACACACACTCCCGCCTCTGACACACACGAGTGTTGACTTAGGCATCGTGCAGGTGTCACCTGATGCGGTGGAAGCCTTCACTTGACTTCTCTCTTGCTGGGTTGGACTCATTGTCTCTCCTGAAGTGTCATGTGTCCCACACTTGTGAGGAGGCGTGTCATCTCTGCTGAGTGGACGGTATCACCCGGGGCTGCGCCAGCACCACAGCTCTTCATTCCTTCTTAAACTCTTCAGGAAGGTTTACTCGCATCCGTCCGGCCCACATATTTCAGTATCATACGTGCAACCTTTTGAAGTCTTGTCTTCCCTCATCTGCACAGGGCAGTCCACTCCTTGGCTGTTTTTGGATGGTCCAATATGTTGGTGGTTAAAAATCACAGTCAGTTAATTGTTTTAGTGTAATACATTGAATTAgttcacagtaaaaaaaaggattttattCAGTGATTCGGGCCGAATGCAAATCTCAAACATTAACTTCTGTGGCTGTGCGCTCTGAGCGCGGAACGCTGGCACCATCGGTGGCTCCGTCGCTGTCATATGGAAtagatgtgtatttttttttgttacaataAGACGCTATAAAGTTGATTATTCATAGTGATTCAGTCACGTGGTCCAGACGAATCGAACCAAGACAATAATTACGATGTTATTTGTCATAGGTCTATGACTATTTTTACATATATTGACAGTAAAAGTGAGACGATTGCAGAACacggaagaaagaaaacaattaaAGTGCATGTTTAAGGAATAAACAAACGCAtgtattttgtatattttttcaataGCGCGTTTCCCGACTTTTACTTGGAAGTCCGACCCGGCCACCGGAAATCCGTGCCTTTAGTTTGGAAGCCGCTCGTCCACTTCCGTCACCGCTCGAGCGCACCTTAGCTTGTTAGCTTGCACACATATGGTTTACCAACAGCACCCGAGACATATTATGCTTTAACGTATCAAGTATTGTGCCTATTTATTGCCGTTGTGATTTATACAGAAGAGCTGTGAGGATGAACATCAGAAACGCCAGGGTGAGTGTGTTGAGGCTCCGCAGCGTGCTCGCTCTGGGCTCCTAGCTTAGCATAGCTCCGCCGCACTGTCCGCCCTGATGTTCCGTTCCTGTGGTTTCTCTCAGCCCGAAGATCTGATGAACATGCAGCACTGCAACCTGCTCTGTCTGCCCGAGAACTACCAGATGAAGTACTACTTCTACCACGGACTGTCGTGGCCTCAGGTTGTCCGCTGACTGGTGCTCGCTGGTTCGAATCCCATGCTAACGCGGCTCCCTCTGTTCCAGCTCTCCTACATTGCTGAAGATGAAAACGGGAAAATAGTGGGCTACGTGTTGGCCAAGATGTGAGTGTGCCCCGCCCCATTCCACCTCTAGAACGTGGCTTCAATGTGTTGTTTCTGCAGGGAGGAGGATCCAGATGATGTTCCTCACGGCCACATCACGTCCCTGGTGAGCGTCTCCCACCGTGAGCCTGCTTTCATCCGTGTGTAGGAGTGTGGCACCTCGTGGCCTGGGTTGACCTACTGCTGTCTTCCAGGCTGTGAAGCGCTCGCACAGACGCCTGGGTCTGGCGCAGAAGCTGATGGACCAGGCGAGCCGGGCCATGATCGAGAACTTCAACGCTAAATATGTCTCTCTGCACGTGCGCAAAAGGTACCAAGAAATCCTTGTACTCACAACCGTCCCAAGGTCATGACCCTGGCTCACTCTCTGCAGCAACCGAGCGGCTCTGCACTTGTACTCCAACACGCTCAAGTTCCAGTAAGTGTGAGCCCGTGGCTCGCAGGCAGCCACTGCCCCCGAAGACCCGGTCACCTGA
This portion of the Synchiropus splendidus isolate RoL2022-P1 chromosome 18, RoL_Sspl_1.0, whole genome shotgun sequence genome encodes:
- the naa10 gene encoding N-alpha-acetyltransferase 10 isoform X2, which codes for MNIRNARPEDLMNMQHCNLLCLPENYQMKYYFYHGLSWPQLSYIAEDENGKIVGYVLAKMEEDPDDVPHGHITSLAVKRSHRRLGLAQKLMDQASRAMIENFNAKYVSLHVRKSNRAALHLYSNTLKFQISEVEPKYYADGEDAYAMKRDLAQMADELRKPGGRVPGQEAPSGHSVTASGDHENERDSGGESKELSEVSEATESTDVKDSSSDSQ
- the naa10 gene encoding N-alpha-acetyltransferase 10 isoform X1, which gives rise to MNIRNARPEDLMNMQHCNLLCLPENYQMKYYFYHGLSWPQLSYIAEDENGKIVGYVLAKMEEDPDDVPHGHITSLAVKRSHRRLGLAQKLMDQASRAMIENFNAKYVSLHVRKSNRAALHLYSNTLKFQISEVEPKYYADGEDAYAMKRDLAQMADEVPSESCEVGGFSLSSTVAVPQLRKPGGRVPGQEAPSGHSVTASGDHENERDSGGESKELSEVSEATESTDVKDSSSDSQ